DNA sequence from the Piliocolobus tephrosceles isolate RC106 chromosome 9, ASM277652v3, whole genome shotgun sequence genome:
GGCCGGGcgctccctcccccacccctgtgGGGCTTCAGACTGGCCGTAGCAGCGGCACGGAAGATACCACCGGGTGCGAGTAGTAGACGGGGTGTGGGAAGGTGAGCAGCGGCTGGCTGACTGGCACCGGGGCCCCCGCGGCTGCAGCCGCCGCGCCCTCGGCCGCTGAGTTCTCGTGGTAGAGGATGGGCACCCGCACGATGCGCTGCGCCGCGGCGTGGCTCAGGTTGGCCGCCTCCAGCTCCGCCGCCAGCTGCCGCTTCCACTTGTTGCGGCGGTTCTGGAACCAGATCTTGACCTGCGTCTCGGTGAGGTGCAGTGACGCGGCCAGGCCGGCTCGCTCCGAGCTGCTCAGGTAGCGCTTCATGTCGAAGGTGGACTCGAGCTGGAAGACCTGGCTGCGCGAGAAGACGGTGCGCGTCTTCTTCTTGCGGCACGCCGGCTTCTTCTCTGGACTCTCGGCGCCCTTCTTCCAGTCCTCTGCGCCCGGAGTCGCCGCCGCCGCCCCTACGCCCACCCCGGCTGCGCCTGGCGCCGCTTCGCCTTCCTTCTTGCTTTCCTCGGAGTCGCTCTCCTCCAGAATGATCTCGTCCGGGCTCTTGGAGTCCAGCTCCTTGTGGTCGGGGTCGGCCTTGAGCAGTGGCTCCGGAGAGTCGCGGTCCGTGCCCGAGGCGGGGGAGGAGTCTCGCAGGAGGGCCTTCTCCGAGGCTGGGGAGACAGACAGACggacgcacacacatgcacaccgaCACAGCCTTGAGCGAGGCCCGGCGCCTGGGGACGGCAGGCTCAACCCGAGCCGGCCTCCAGGTCCCGGGCCAATAGGCCTCACCATTCCCGCGGGCCACCTCCTTCCCGGCTGGGCCAGAGAAGGGGCGCCAGGTCCTGGGATCCCCCTCCTCCCGAGGAAAGGCGAGCAGATGGCAGCAGCGCAGccacctccttcctttccctcagcTTCCCCGCCAGGGGCCGGCAGAACGGTTCCCTTTCGGCTTAGGCGCATTGGAATCACCCCCTCCTTCCAGGCAGTGTCCCGAGCCCCGGCCGTCCGAAGCCTCCCTATTCACTCCCGAGGCCACTTTTCCCGGGAAGCTCCGTGCCGCGGGCTCCAATTCCACTTCTTTTCTCACCAAGTGGGATTGGATTCACGGGCAGCGCAACCCAGGGCGTGGGCAAGAGATGCAGGCCAGGGGCCGAAAAAACTGACCAAACAGGATTTGAGGGTGCTGGGGTCCCAGAGCTGCGGAGGGAAGCAGCGCGGGGCTGGGACAGGACGGGCGCGCAGGGGGACAACGAAAGTTCAAAGAGTGGTCGGTACCTTCAGGTCGCGAGAGGTGGCCGCCGGCGGGGGTCAGGGTGTAGGGGTACCACCAAGCTGGGGAGCGCTCCAGGTAGTGCGCGGGCAGGGCAAACCTCTGCGCCGGGATCTCAAAGCGGGGGAAAGCCAGGTCGCCCACCTGCGAGAGCGCGAAGCCCGTGGCGCCCTCCAGGGCCCCCTTGGCCGCTGCGGCGGctgcagcggcggcggcggcggcagccgAGGCCGGCGCGAAGAGCGTCCGTGGGGGCGGCTGCGGCTTAGGGGGCGGCCGGTGGTGGTCTCCGTTGAGCAGGTTCTTGATGGAGAACGGGGACTCCTTGGGAGCGGGTGGTGGGGGCGGCGGCGCCGGGGGCTGTGCGCTGGCGGTGCCGGGAGCGTCCGGCCCGGGTTCCGGCATGGTCCCCTCTCCTCCGGGTCCCCGGGAGGGAGGGAGCGGGACAGGCGGGCGGCGGGGCAAGCAGGCAAGACGCCGGAAATCAGACCATAAACGGAACTCAACTACGGGGCGCAAAGTTGGGGGCCGCCCCCGGCGCAAATCCAATGGCGGGAGGGCGGGGTGAGGACCCAGTCGGGCGGGCTCGCATGGGGGAGGGGTGTGGAGGGGCGGGGAGCGGCCCTGCCGTGGCACCGAGGGATCGAGGCGGCTCGGCTGCGGCTGCGGCTCCCGCAGAGGAGGCAGCAAGAGCAGTCCCCGGCTCGAGGCTGCGTCAATCCGGCGCCGGATGCTAATGATGAAATCAAAATGTCATCCAAGTTAAATGCAGGGAGTATACGGCGATTGGGCGCGTACAATGGCAAATGGGATTAGGCAGGCGAAGGCTCAGCCGAGCCCCGGCGCCGCAGCCGCCTCCGCCACCGCCCCCTCCTCGCCTTCCCTCGGATTTTGGCGCTTTGGCTTCGGGCTATAAGAGCCCGCCTGTTATTGGCTTTATATAGTCCAATTAGGCAGCAAATGAGGACAAGCCTATTAGCACAAAAGGATATTGGCTCCCGCTAAAGAGGCACTCGGAGCGCTCCTGCGAGCGCAGGAGGCGAGCGAGGGACGCGGAGCAGGCGGCGCCCCTGGCCGAAGCGCACTGACAGCCGCGAGCCCGGAGACCGCGCCTGCCGCTCCCCCCTGCGGCGCAGGGACCCGCTTCCCGCCGCCAGGCCTgcgggaggggggaggggcgGACCAGGCCCTCTCGGGTCACCTCCGGGTTATCTGCGCTCGCAGCTGCGGCTCCCCCGCCTCCTGGGGCTGGACAGGGGCCCGCCGCCCCCACGCGGCTGGAGAGCCACGCAGCGCCGGCCCAAGAGGCAGGACGTGACCTCGGCCCGCGAAGAACTCATCACTTGCCTACCCTTTGAGGTCCGGCGACCTCAGTATTTTTCCTAAAGCCTGCTAGGAAGGGCGAGGCCAAGAAGACAGGGATTGGGGTTCCCCACCCATCGTCCAGCCGATAGTAAGGGAATCCGCGTGTAAGTCTCGCACTGCGTCTTCAGACTCAGAAATCCGCGTGGCCTTGGCCTTTAGCCCTGGAAAATCGAAGAGTGAGCCTTCCCCCGGGACCAGGAGTGGGTGTGCCTGTGTGCGTATGAGCGCTGACCCGGCCAAAACCCGCGCGTCACTCGGTGGGGCTGCTGGGGCAACAGCTTCTCGGCACCGACGGCTGCTCTCGGAAGGGCACCCCTCTGCGCTGGCCGCCGGTGTCCAAGGCTCGCGGCTCAACTCAGAATCTGTGACCCAGAAGACAGCACTTTCTCCCAGGAAGTCTCTCCGGCCGGCCGGCGTTTGGAGCTGCCTAACTAACGCTTTAATAGGGGCAAGGTGAACCGAAGGCGCAGCGGCGTAACTTCCTCCGCCGCGGCAAGCAGAGGCATCCGCTGCGCGGCTCGACAGCAGCCAAGTCCTTAGAGAACCACACTGGACCTTTGCAGAACGGCTTAGTGCAAGGACACTCCATTCCATTGGCTTTAGAAACAGCTCCCCGGTTCGCACGAGAAGCCCATGGGGCAGCCATTTAAGACTCTAGATTTAAGCGTCAAATAAATCAGAATTGTTTGTGGGGTCCCGTCCCGAGAGACAGTTTTCTTATCAGAGAAAGGTGACAAACTGGCCTCACCTTCTTCCACCCCGGTGAAGCTCCCGCACACAAGGGCTTTTTGGGATCCCTTTACCTCCCCACCGCTTTCTTTTTCGTTAGATTGAGCCTCGCCTAATTCAAGGCCGCCCTGCATTGGCAGACGTGACCGTGTGGGGTACCCACTTGAGACGTAGATTTTGTTTTTCGGTCCTGGGGCGTCAGACCCTCTCCCACCAAATCTCGACGGGCATATGTAATGTTTCTTTCTGCATTCATCTACAGCAGCGAGCcccatttttgctttggaaaTCTGGAAACGTAAATGGCGCTTCCATAAACAATTACTGTTATTACTCCCTTGAGTTTACACAGGGCTTTACTGGAATGCAAAACGCTACACCATCCAAAAATCTGGGTTGGAAAGGATCACTgccctgagaccccagcaggatGGGTCTCATACTTGGATTTTATAAGTGGAAACCCGCgcccagagaggaggaaactGGGCCTAGCTCGCCCAACCGCTGCTGGATACCCAGAGGTCGTTTTTCCCCAACTGCGGAAGTAGCTCGATGCACGTAGGTCTATGAGGGTTGGGTGGGCACCGTCTGCACACAGCCTGCCACGCGGCTGAGTGTGTGTGGAGAGACCCCTGCGTGTGTGCCCGTGTGTTTTGGAAGCTCCACCATTCAGGGCAGACGCATGTAAACTTGGCTAGAGTTCTGACGCACGAAAGTCGCCTTTAAACTGGGACAGGTGGAAAAGCTTGTCATCTCGCCTGAAAAAGAAGCGCCCCGTCAGACGTCGCCGAAAATGCTGAGGATTCTGTCTGGGGAGGGGGACACGTGGCTGGTCACAACTCCAGGGCTAGACCCAGATGGGGAGTCTAGCCCAGTGTGGCGGGAGAAGAGTCCGGGACAGCAGCCCACGTCCCTGCTGTGCGGCTACCCGTTCCCGGCTTTCCGGTTGTCTCCCCAAGTTCTCCGGTTGATTCCCCTCCCAGGGGCGCTGTTGTGTGCTTGTGTTTGGCCAGGGAGAGGAGCTTCCCCAGTGTCAGCACTCTCAGCCCATCCTCTCAGTTTTAAGGATTGCTGGGCTGAACAGCGGGATATATTGGGTAGATCTTTCCCTTCCCCTTAGAGAAAGCTGGTGGGAGTCGGGTCTGGGCGTGGGCTCAGCCCTTCACTCGCCCTCTGGCGAGGGGTGTTGCCAGCGTTCTTGCGCTCACGACTCCATTCAAAGTCAGGCAGACAGCGCCCTCTGTGGGACAGCCTCTGAACCAAGCCTGCAGGTTCCGCTGGAGAAACCCCTGTCCCGGCGCAAGACATTTAAAAACCATTGAGGTCTCGCCCTTCGCCGCCGCAGTTAGAGAACAAAAGCATTTTTTCTCTGGATCCCGGGAGAAGAAGTGGGTGAAATCACCTTCAGATCTCTGCTGATCTTTGCCTGGCCACGACAGGAAGTGGTCTCGCCTGCCTGTCATCCTCCTTCTCGCTTTTCCTGCCTCTGTTTCAGGGCCCATTCTGTGGTCCTAGTTTCGTTCTATCCGTTAGGCGCCAGTCCTAACCTCAAGCTAGGTGTTCTCCAGGAAGGACGCGGGGAGGGGACGGGCTTGCCTCATTCGTCTTCCCAGGACTCAGTGCCGTCGGCCAACCAGCGGACGAAACGCTTGTGCTCAGGAAATGCTTCTGTTAATGCCTTAATACCTGAGTGagacgaatgaatgaatgaatggatggatggatggatggatggatggatggattcaCAGCTCCCTTACAGAGAATTGGCGCATTTGATTAGGGACCTTCAAATAACCTGATCACACCCCAAAGCTGTTTTTAAAGAGTTTAATGAAAATCTGAGATCTTTTGATGCTGCATTTTACAAAACCTAAAGGAGCCCAAGGAATAAGACCTTTGAGGGACCTTTCCCAGGCTAATCTCAGGCAGATGGGCTGTGAGAGTGGGTCTCTACACCACACCACCCACCCTTGGGACAAGGAGCCAAGAGGGCAGAAGGGGCCTGGAGAATGCCAGTGATTAACACCCAACTTTTACACAAAAGCATGAGGCCTGATACAGGAGTGCTTGGCATGGCATTCTCACCTGCCCCAggcccaccacacacacaaagcacaTACAcgtttgtgcacacacacaagtcAGTAAGCAAGGCGCATCCCAAAGTAGGGGAGCATTTCCATATTTTCCAGTACTTCACCTAAGAGAAgctgcttccttccctccataGCCATACTGCAGTCCTTCTCCTTGGAGCAGCTTCCTGGCACAGCCCACCTCCTTATCCATGGAGGGGGTGGTGACTGCTTAGGCTTCTAGCCAAAGCTGCAAagttcccaggctggaggtctCCACGATTAACATAGTTTGCCCTGGCCCTGATGGCCTCATTTTACCACCCACCTCTTCTGATGTGCAGGTCTTTGCTTTGAAGGCAGAATGGACAAAAGCCTGGAATTGTGATCCTGGGGAAACTGTGCTACCTACACGTGCTACACAAGCTCTTTACTGGAACTTCCCTCGAAAGTTCTCTCCCACCTTTCTCGATGCCACCAGAAATGCTGTCAATGACATCGCCCTCTGGCTAAAGACTGACCCTTAGATAATACACAGCCCTGGGAAATAGGTCATAGCCAAGCTGTGCCTGATCACATATGTTTCCTGCATCACATACAATGTCCTTAGAGTGACTAAATGTCTAACCCTTTCATGACAGTGAGGGTAACAGTTACACAGAGGTAATGTCAGCTCACAGTCATTGAATCCTTATTAGAAGCCAGGCATTATAACTTGgtgaggtaagtactattattatttctgattgatagatgaggaaactgaggtcccgAGTATGACAAGGAAGAGCTGGAGAGAGTACTAAAACATTTAGCCTCATAAGGTTGTTACAAGGACAGGgctggcatacagtaagtgctaTATAAGTCCTAGCTATTGTGCTAttattcctcattcattcattcttcaagaTGAACCCACAGGCCAAAGTCTGTTCTTGCAGTGTTGCCTTGAGAAAGCTAACACAGTTCTACAATGGAGAGATGCCCCAAGAGTTGCTTCTTTACTTCAAGGAGGCCTTACTCTTCTATCCAGAAATAAGCCAGCTGTCCCATGTCCCCCTTTCTCTTCCCGGTCCCCTTGTCTTCTTTGAAAGTTCTTCTTACAGggagtcacagtggctcacatctgtaatcccagcactttgggaagctgaggtgggagggcctCACTGGAaggtaggagtttgagatcaacctaaacaacacagtgagaccctgtctctacaaaaaaatttttttaaggtctTTCTCCCCAAACCAAGAATCTTTCAAGTGCAATTATGTGCAGGTTGCTCTCTATCCTCAGAGTTCTCATTAGGGGAGAAGAAGTATAACTTACTATGCAATAAAATCCACAATTTTGAGGATACAACTTCATAAACTTTGACAAGTGTACACCCCTGAGTAATTTTTAACTGTACTTCCCCACCCTGAAAGTTTTCTCCTGGCCCTTTGCAGTCAATTCCCCCAAACCCCACCCTAAGAGACGACTGTTGATTTTTATAATTAACGATGAGTTATTCTGGTTCTAGAAGTTCATCTAAATAACCATGTCCAGTATGTACCCTTTCTGAGTCTGCTTCTTTGTGTCAATGAATCTGTGCAATTCATCTGTTTTGTTGTGCAGGGTATTTTTAGCAGAAGAATGGCACATCTGGTTTACATTTAAGTCAACTTTAGATTCATCAAGTTCCAATGGGATTCTCAACCTAAAGAAATTTCACATCCcatgaatggagaaagaaaatgtggcctatccatacaatggaaaattattcatcAATACAAAGGAATGCAGCACTGATagatgctacaatgtggatgagcCTTTGAAAGATACCAATTgtaaaagaccacatattgtttaactccatttaaatgaaatgtcCAGAGGAGGCTacttcatagagacagaaaggaaataagTGATTAGCAGATGCTAGGGGGATAAGgggaatgaggagtgactgcaaacgggtatggggtttctttttgggggtgatgaaaatgttttaaaattggttGTGATGGTGGTTGCCCAACTCCATGACTATACTAAAACTTTCAGTGAGCAGATTGTATAATATATTAGTGCTATTTCAGTAAAGTGGTTATGAGAATATTCACCTCCCAGCCACCACGCATAGGTACAAGCTTTCCAATGCCGCTTGTCTTGAGAGCCCCATGGAGCTGGTCCAGTGACCCAGCTGGGGCTCCCCCAACCTTCCCTACATAGTTCCTCTTTCTGCTGGTGGCTGGGCAGGGGGTGAGGGATGCAAGGATCATTGGCTCAGCCTCCTGTATATGAGAAACTCTCTCCCCACAGAATAGGGGGAAGCCTAGCCCATGTAGCCCTCAGTGAGGTCATGCAAGCCACATCAGAGCTGAGCCCCTCGAGAGCGAAGCCTGTCCCCATGGCCCACATTGGGCTGTTATCCAGGATGTCTCTCTTCTAGCTCTGATGTTCTTTGATTCTGTGCTTCTTCCCTCAGTGACTAAGGAATGACCCTTTCTCCCTGAGCCACCACTTCTGCCACACAAATGTAGCACAATCAGAACAATCAAACGTCATGTCATATAAGCCAAGATGACTCCTAAAGACAGCCAGGCGAGGAGTGGCTGAAGCTTCCTCCCAACAATGCCTGAGCAGCCGTGAAGAGTCATCTCATTTATTCACTTAGTTAGCAATACGCCTGGGCAGGCattgtgccaggctctggggatATAAGACTAAATCAGTCACAACTTCCATAATGGGGGTACAAAACTAAATCAGTCACAACTTCTGTTCTTGGGGCGCTCATAGCttagaaatgaaaagtgaaaagggAGCGAATAACGGCAATGCAATGTGAGAGGCAAAGTGCCTTTAGCACATTTAGGCACAAAGTGATCTGGgatcacagaaaaggaaacaactaATTCAGTCTGGTGGTTCAGTGTAACCAgtggaggcttcctggaggaggtgatcaACCAGGGTCTTGATGAGTGTGTTATCAGGTAGAGAAGGGAGAAGGACAAAGAGGTAGAGGAAATGTCAGAGCATAGCCATAGAGTTTGTGGTGGGGAGGGTGGGTGCACAGAGAACTAGAGTATGGGGAACAGAGCTGGGCCAAAGAGACTGCTTCCCTTGAATTCCTGCATCAGAGATTGTGGGCCCTTGAATTCCTGCATCAAAGTCAAAAGGTCTTTCCATAAAGCCCATCGTATCACATGGTGATGGCAGTAAGGAGAGCATGGGCTCAGGAATCTGCAATTTTGCTAGATGTAGTAGGCTGATTTCTAGCACCACCCCTGTATCACTTTCCTAGGGTTGCCTTAACTAAGTGCCACAATCTGGAGGACTTAAAAGAACGGAAATCTATtgtttcacaattctggaggccaaaTGTCCAAAATCAAGGAGTCAGTAAGGCCATGCTCTCTCTGAGTTTCCAAAGTAGAATTTGTTCTAGGGAAGGATACctgtctcccagcttctggtagaACAAGATCCAAATAAAGTCAGTTCACAGATACTGGGGAGTGAGGACTTCAGCATGTCTTtttggaggacacaattcaactcacCTTCCCACAGTGATCTCCACCTCTGAGCATTCATGTGCTTGTGTAATTCTCTCCCCTTGATTATAGACTGGACCTAGTAACTTGATTGCAACCAACAGAATACAATAAAGGTGATGGAATGTCACTTGCATGACTGGGTTACAAGATTGTAACTTCTGTGCATTAGCTGACTCTCTCTATTCCCTTCTCAGTTTATATGTTTTCATGAACCAAGGGTGGCCTCATACCAACAGCCAGTGATAAACTGAATTCCTAAGTTCAACAGCCTGTGAGAAACTCAATGTTGCCAATAACCACTCTGTGAGTTTGAAAGTGGATCCTTCTCCAATCAAGCTTTCAGATGAGAACACAGTCCCTGGGACAACACTTTGATTGGAAGCTTGCAACAGACTATGAAGCTGAGGGTCCTgtcccacagaaactgtgagataataaatgtgtatgtcttaagccactaagttttggagtaatttgttaaaCAGTAGACAATAACTAATAAGCACAGTTCTCTAGGTATTTCTTACACCTATTAGGGTTTGAAGACCTAAGCAATGGGGAGCCATGAAGGATTTGCCCCAGGAAGTAAGAGGACCTGATCAGATTATGTTCTAGGAAGACCATTTAAACAGAGTGAAGGATTTGTCAGAGCAGGGAGGACCAGGAGGCTAGGAGGCTTGTTAGGAGGTGGTTAATGAGGACCTGAACTACCagtaatttttaacaaattgaataCTCCCATAAAACCAGCACCCAGATTAAGAAACCAAACATGCCAGAATCCCAGAAGGCCTCCTTGTGTTCCCATCCAATCATCCTTGCCCCCATCTCCAACAAGAATAGTCACAATTCATGGATTAGTTTTGCCTGcatttgaactttattttttaagattttattattattattatttagatagagtcttgctctgtcacccaggctggagtgcagtggcacaatctcagctcactgcaatgtctgcctcccaggttcaagcgattcttgtgcctcagtgtcccaagtagttgggattacaggcatgcaccaccactcccagctgattttttttttgtatttttaatagagacaggatttcactatgttttctaagctggtctcgaactcctggtctcaagtgatccacccgccttggcctcccaagtgctgggattataggtgtgaaccatcatgcctggtccatttgaactttatataaatagaatcatatgtagttttctatcttttgtgtctggtttcttttgttCAAGATTGTCTTAGTGAGATATAGTCATTTTGTTTCACGCAAtttaagttttttcctttttttcatagcTATTTCGTATTGCATGGGGTGAAtacaacaaaatgtatttattcattttactgttGATAGACCTATTGGCGATTTCTAGTTTGGGGCAGTTATACATACAACTGatagatatatattttctaatgaacatatgtgtgcatttcTGTTCAGCATCTCCAGGAGTAGAATTGTGGACCATAGGATATATTTCTGTTCCCTTCCACACACAAGGAAAAACCAGGTGACAGAGATTCATATGACAACAGGAAGCAAGGACCTGGGTAAGGTGAAAGCTGAGCATCCCACAGGGGATCCTGGTGCACCCAGAACTGCTCAGGTCATCCCTGCTGTGCCTCACATAAGTGCCAGGCATATACTTTGAAAAGCACGTTCTCACTCAGTCTCCCACATCTTCCTCCCGACTCTGTGGTCAGGGGTCTCTATTATTccctttcagaaaacaaaacaaaaacaaatactaaGCTCCAGGGATGCCAAACAACTTGCCATCCTCTCCTTCATCCAGTTTGCCAAGACTTTACCCTCCCTGACAACTTGGCTCAAATCCATTGATTAGAAATTGGTACCAGACCCTTAGCTGTGGAGAGGCTGCCAGATTGTGCTGAGGTCTTCACACAGGGTTCAGTTTTTCTGAGATGTTGTGAAAGAAAATTCTCTCTTCCTGGTGTGGGTTCTAATGGACTTGCCAGGGAATAGGAATTGGGCTGGAAAGTGGGAAGCAGTTACCTAATAAATGCTTTAGAATCAGACAGAGCTTGCTTTAGATTCCATCTCCGTCACTTACAGGTTATGTGAATTTTAGTAAGCTGTTTACCTCTGTTAAGTCTCAGGCCCCTTGTCTAAATGACAGGCCACTTGTCAGGGGagttgtgaggctgaggtgaggttGTGTGTGCAGAATGCCAAGCATGGAATCGGTCACCtaataaatgctcagtaaatggcaACTGACCAAACATTAAGGCTGGACAGATGGCAAGAGGGCAGTGACAGTGTGTCTTAGTCAGcgtaggctgctataacaaaaataccagagactgagtGACTTAAACAGCAAACATTGATTTCTCCGAGttctggaaactggaagtctgagatcagggtgcctgCACAATTGGTTTCTtggtgagggctttcttcctgcttggcagatggccaccttcttgttGTAACTTGACATGGTGAAGAGAGAGATATAATCACTCAGTGTCTCTTCTTAGAGggacactaatctcattcatgagggctccactctcatgaccaagtcacctcccaaaggccccacctcctcacaccatcatattggggattagatttcaacatatgaattttgggagaggggacacaaatattcagtccctAACACAGGGGAAGTGCTTGAAGGCTGAATATGGGTTAGTCCTGCTCATCACTGGCCACCTGTGTGGCTTGGCTGAATCCTTTGCCTCTGAAGAGCTCAATTTTCcttgtttcctcatccataaagtgAAAAGCTGCAGCAGATAGATCCAGCCTGAAAGTGCTATGATTCTGTAGTGTGCTTTTCTCATTTCCTGTAGAAACTCCAGTAGATTGGACAGAATTGAAAGAGGACGGCATTCTCATACTCACAGTTCATAACTGACCTTTGATAAGGCTGGTCTTCTCAGGAACGGCAGCAAGGAGGATGTCACTTCAACACAAGAGTTTGCCCCAATTTTCTCCCTAAATGGGAGGCCCAAGAGCAACTCTAGCCCTGCACATCTGTCCCTGAAAGACATAAGTGTTTTCTAAAACTATGAAAGGATTGTCATGATCAATCAGATAAACTGATTATCTTTAAATGTGCAGGATGCTGTGATCTGTGTGGTTTGCATGCTGACCCCACCAGGGGTGTGCGTTGTTTTTCTGGAATATGGGGTGACTAGAGTACTAAACATAGAATTTAATTTGGTAAACATGTACAGGCACCCACCGTGCATTAAAACCCTGCAAAGGGGCAAGAATTCAATTGAATTGAATAGTCTCTGCTCTCTGGGACTTTACTGTCTGGGCAGGATTCAGATAAGGGCCACAGAAAGCTAAAATGTCAAGTCAGAACAGGATAAGTGCTATCACAGAGATACGGTGTAGGTCTCTAAGATGGAGCTTTTAATAAGCACAgatgggagaaagaggagagggtATTCCAGGCAGCAGGCAGAGGGGGCAGCATGTTTGGAGACACAGAGACTTGCAAATGCACAATGGGGTTGGCCCTCTCCTGTACTTGGAGCACAGTCTGTGTGACAGAAGGGGCAGTGAGAATGGAAGTTGTCTCCAAGTCATGAGAATCCTAATAGAAAGATAGGCAGCTGGTATATTTTTGTGGCAATGGGGAGCCAGAGAAGATGTGGAAGTAAGGGGCTGCAGGATCAAAGCTGTAGTTCATGAAGATAAATCTGCCATGGAGTGAGGCTAGAGGGGAGCAGGGAGAGTCTGGTGACTGGGATACCAGGCAGGAGGTTATGGCTACAGTTCAGAGCAGAGTGCATGAGGATATGAGCCAGGAAAATGGCCCTGAGAATGGAAGAGGAAACTGGATCAGAGGGTAGACACTGAGAAGGCAGAGTCACAGGACTTGTGACTAATTAGCCATGGGAGTCAGGGAGAGGGAGCAGTTGAAGGTGCTTGAGATGAACACATTCAGGAGGAGGGTCGTAAATTACCAATTTGGATTTGAATGGACATTACTCCAAAGAAGGATGTGCAGATGCCAACGCAtgtatgaaaagaagctcaatgTCACtcattatcaggaaaatgcacgTGAAAACCACGACGAGATCTcccctcacacctgttagaatgtcTATTCTCAAGGAAAACAAAGAcaagtgctggcgaggatgtggagaaatcagagccctatgcactgttggtgggaa
Encoded proteins:
- the HMX3 gene encoding homeobox protein HMX3; translation: MPEPGPDAPGTASAQPPAPPPPPPAPKESPFSIKNLLNGDHHRPPPKPQPPPRTLFAPASAAAAAAAAAAAAAKGALEGATGFALSQVGDLAFPRFEIPAQRFALPAHYLERSPAWWYPYTLTPAGGHLSRPEASEKALLRDSSPASGTDRDSPEPLLKADPDHKELDSKSPDEIILEESDSEESKKEGEAAPGAAGVGVGAAAATPGAEDWKKGAESPEKKPACRKKKTRTVFSRSQVFQLESTFDMKRYLSSSERAGLAASLHLTETQVKIWFQNRRNKWKRQLAAELEAANLSHAAAQRIVRVPILYHENSAAEGAAAAAAGAPVPVSQPLLTFPHPVYYSHPVVSSVPLLRPV